In Arthrobacter sp. SLBN-83, one DNA window encodes the following:
- the dnaG gene encoding DNA primase — translation MAGLIKREDIDEVRQRTDIKEVVDGYVTLKGAGLGTFKGLCPFHDERSPSFTVRPQVGRYHCFGCGEDGDVIAFVQKQDHSSFQEAVEKLAARIGYELRYEDGGTGPNREEVGRRQRLLDAHKIADEFFRAQLLTPGAAEARNFLFGRGFDRAAAEHFGCGYAPQGWDALLKHLRGRGFTDAELKLTGMFSEGNRGIYDRFRGRLIWPIKDIAGDTIGFGARKLYEDDQGPKYLNTPETTLYKKSQVLYGIDLAKKSIAKDRQLVVVEGYTDVMACHLAGITTAVATCGTAFGTEHIKIARRLLSDDGTGGEVVFTFDGDAAGQKAALRAFEEDQRFTAQTFVAVEPTGADPCDLRLSRGDEAVHALIQSRRPLFEFAIRTTLKQFNLDTVEGRVQGLKASVPVVAAIRDGSTRTGYCQALTGWLGMPDPNEVLRLVNAEVKNAAKRGDTGSPAGQGTSNRGQQQRSNGHEGRGYEGQTGPAPAGGPGVAVGPSSGAVPSFHRPDPRDPVASMERQALEVALQQPSLLAGEVWDRFAAARFSTPAFQAVHDAMRATGPGLVGDPVRWVEHVMHEVPEPLRPLVSELSVVPLPAHTEEAVLKYCRDILSRLFELQITRVKADKMGQLQRLDAAADPETYQRLNRELMMLEMERRALRAEA, via the coding sequence GTGGCTGGGCTGATCAAACGTGAAGATATCGATGAAGTACGCCAGCGCACGGACATCAAGGAAGTTGTTGACGGCTACGTGACGCTCAAGGGCGCCGGGCTGGGCACCTTCAAGGGTCTGTGCCCCTTCCACGATGAGCGCTCGCCGTCCTTCACCGTCCGTCCCCAGGTGGGCCGGTACCACTGTTTCGGCTGCGGCGAGGACGGCGACGTCATCGCCTTCGTGCAAAAGCAGGACCACAGCTCCTTCCAGGAAGCCGTGGAAAAGCTCGCTGCCCGAATCGGTTACGAGCTCCGGTACGAGGACGGCGGGACCGGACCCAACCGCGAGGAAGTGGGCCGGCGCCAGCGGCTGCTTGACGCGCACAAGATCGCCGACGAGTTCTTCCGCGCCCAACTGCTCACCCCAGGTGCGGCAGAGGCCCGGAACTTCCTGTTCGGCCGGGGGTTCGACAGGGCGGCCGCGGAACACTTTGGCTGCGGCTACGCTCCGCAGGGCTGGGACGCGCTCCTGAAACACCTTCGCGGCCGCGGCTTCACCGATGCCGAGCTCAAGCTCACCGGCATGTTCAGCGAAGGAAACCGGGGCATCTACGACCGCTTCCGCGGCCGCCTCATCTGGCCCATCAAGGACATCGCCGGCGACACCATCGGCTTCGGCGCCCGCAAGCTCTACGAGGACGACCAGGGCCCCAAGTACCTCAACACCCCGGAGACCACCCTCTACAAGAAGTCCCAGGTCCTCTACGGCATCGACCTGGCCAAGAAGAGCATCGCAAAGGACCGCCAGCTGGTGGTGGTGGAGGGCTACACGGACGTGATGGCCTGCCACCTTGCAGGAATCACGACGGCGGTGGCCACGTGCGGCACGGCGTTCGGCACCGAACACATCAAGATCGCCCGGCGGCTTTTGTCCGACGACGGCACCGGGGGAGAAGTGGTGTTCACCTTCGACGGCGACGCCGCCGGGCAGAAGGCAGCACTGCGCGCCTTCGAGGAGGATCAGCGGTTCACTGCCCAGACCTTCGTGGCCGTGGAACCCACTGGAGCCGATCCCTGCGACCTCCGGCTCAGCAGGGGGGACGAGGCCGTACACGCCCTGATCCAGTCCCGGCGGCCCCTGTTCGAGTTCGCCATCCGGACCACGCTGAAGCAGTTCAACCTGGACACCGTGGAAGGCCGCGTCCAGGGCCTGAAGGCTTCCGTGCCGGTGGTGGCGGCCATCCGCGACGGCTCCACCCGGACCGGGTACTGCCAGGCCCTGACCGGCTGGCTGGGCATGCCCGATCCCAATGAAGTCCTGCGCCTGGTCAACGCCGAGGTGAAGAACGCAGCGAAGCGGGGGGACACCGGAAGTCCCGCGGGCCAGGGCACCTCCAACCGGGGACAGCAGCAGCGCAGCAACGGCCACGAGGGCAGGGGGTACGAAGGCCAAACCGGCCCGGCACCTGCCGGCGGCCCCGGCGTGGCTGTTGGGCCGTCGTCGGGCGCTGTTCCTTCCTTCCACCGTCCGGACCCGCGCGACCCCGTGGCTTCCATGGAACGGCAGGCGCTGGAGGTGGCCCTGCAGCAGCCGTCGCTGCTGGCGGGCGAGGTTTGGGACCGGTTCGCGGCTGCCCGCTTCTCCACCCCTGCCTTCCAGGCCGTGCACGACGCCATGCGCGCCACCGGGCCGGGACTGGTGGGTGATCCGGTGCGCTGGGTGGAACACGTCATGCACGAGGTCCCCGAACCGCTCCGGCCGCTGGTGTCGGAACTGTCGGTGGTGCCGCTTCCGGCCCATACGGAGGAGGCGGTGCTGAAGTACTGCCGTGACATCCTGTCCCGGCTGTTCGAACTCCAGATCACCCGGGTCAAAGCGGACAAGATGGGCCAGCTGCAGCGCCTTGACGCCGCGGCAGACCCGGAAACGTACCAGCGGCTCAACCGCGAACTGATGATGCTGGAAAT
- a CDS encoding ferredoxin codes for MKTYLHIDWTSCDGRGLCSELLPAVLDRDDWGYPVARGKVGRDRTDVPLRDADRDAAQEAVFLCPRLALSLVERAAPEAGQRTPGRTPGR; via the coding sequence ATGAAGACGTACCTGCATATCGACTGGACCAGCTGTGATGGCCGCGGCCTGTGCTCAGAGCTGCTTCCCGCAGTGCTCGACAGGGACGACTGGGGCTACCCGGTGGCACGGGGCAAGGTTGGCCGTGACCGCACGGACGTTCCGCTGCGGGACGCCGACCGGGATGCCGCGCAGGAGGCCGTCTTCCTTTGCCCCAGGCTTGCCCTCAGCCTGGTGGAGCGCGCGGCGCCCGAAGCGGGACAGCGGACGCCCGGCAGGACGCCCGGGAGGTAG